From a region of the Erinaceus europaeus chromosome 14, mEriEur2.1, whole genome shotgun sequence genome:
- the LOC103119516 gene encoding large ribosomal subunit protein eL28-like — translation MSAHLQWMVARNRCRSLIRRNQQTYSTEPNNLKARNSFRYDGLIHHKTGQRKPATSYVRTTINKNIRATLSSILHMIRKNIRRASAILRSQTPVMGKRRRAHPTESS, via the coding sequence ATGTCGGCGCACCTGCAGTGGATGGTGGCGCGGAACCGCTGCCGCTCCCTCATCAGGAGGAACCAGCAGACCTACAGCACGGAGCCCAACAACCTCAAGGCCCGTAACTCCTTCCGCTACGACGGGCTGATCCACCACAAGACTGGCCAGCGGAAGCCGGCCACCTCCTACGTGCGCACCACCATCAACAAGAATATCCGGGCCACTCTGAGCAGCATCCTCCACATGATCCGCAAGAACATCCGCAGGGCCAGCGCCATCCTGCGCAGCCAAACGCCAGTGATGGGCAAGAGGAGGCGTGCCCACCCCACCGAGAGCTCCTGA